TGAAGAAGATGAGAAAACAATAGAACTTCCATATCATTTTGAGAGAACTAAAACTAAGAATTCTATAAATCAAAAAAAAAGTTCTAAAAAACTAAAATGGATTATTATTTTGAGTTTAGCTTTTGTGTTATATTTGTTTTATGATCAAATTATGCTTTATTTTTTGTCTATGCTTCAAAAAAATCCTACATTTTACAAACAGTATCTATATGTTCAATCTAATATTGTGAATCAAACTCTTATTGGTTTATTTTTTTCTTCAATTTTTGGAGCAATTTTCTTTTTAGTTTTACCTTCAGAAGCGCTCTTTATTTATTTTTTGAATTCAACACAATATTTTCCTGTATTAATTATTGTAATTATGATTTGTGGTAATATTACAGGTTTATTGTTTAATTATCTTTTTGGTAGAATGCTTGGAGAGAGAGTTTTAAGATGGATGTTTAAAAAAAATTT
This genomic interval from Candidatus Woesearchaeota archaeon contains the following:
- a CDS encoding VTT domain-containing protein, with the translated sequence MKKEDENYYIEFEEDEKTIELPYHFERTKTKNSINQKKSSKKLKWIIILSLAFVLYLFYDQIMLYFLSMLQKNPTFYKQYLYVQSNIVNQTLIGLFFSSIFGAIFFLVLPSEALFIYFLNSTQYFPVLIIVIMICGNITGLLFNYLFGRMLGERVLRWMFKKNFESYKEKVLRYGGVILFVGNIFPGPIEVLSVFYGGFKFSFARYIFLAFMGRLLKYVILFLLFIFFWDQIINYYDSFFKLFEQLI